Within Kineothrix sp. MB12-C1, the genomic segment TGTAGCGAAAGGAATGAGTTATGATGAAAGAATAGGTTCGAACTTCTTGAAGGCAGGTATCGGATATGGTGGAAGCTGCTTTCCCAAGGACACGAAGGCCTTAAAGTTTCTGGCTATTAATGCAGGATATCATCTGGAGACGGTAGAGGCGGCAGTGGAAGTTAATGTAAGGCAGAAAACAAGACTATTTAAGAAGGCAAGTAATCGAATGATTACTTTTGAGGGATTGAAAGTAGCGGTATTAGGGCTTGCTTTCAAACCAGGAACAGATGATTTAAGAGAAGCTCCGTCAATCGATAATGTAGAACTTCTGCTAGCCCATGGAGCAGAAATCTATGCGTATGATCCAGTAGCGGTGGAAAATTTTAAAAGAAAATATCCAGAAGGTACGAATGGAAGAGGAAGAATTACATATGTAGATAATCCGGAAGAGGCTTTAAAGGGAGCGAATCTTTGCTTTATCTTCACAGAGTGGAAGGATATAAAGGAGATTTCTGAAGATACCTTTAAAAAGCTTATGCAGACACCGCTTGTGTACGATGGACGAAATGTTTATAACGTAGAATCTATGAAAGAACAAGGTGTGGAATATTATAGTATTGGTAGATAATGATAGAAGGATAGGATGGATATTTCATGACGAAGAACAATTTAAAGGAGTTTTCCTATTACCTGTTTTTCGGGTTAATGATTTTTGCAAAAGGAATAGGGCTGGATAGCGGAGATAAAATATATTACCTTTTAAGCGCGGTGGCATGTGTTTGTGTGGCCTTAAAACTTGTATTGACCCAATATAATAAAAAGCAAGTCGTGGCTATGATACTTTTATGTCTCATAGCCTTTGTTGCATATAGGAATTCGGGGAGAATGGGAATTGTACTAACTACACTTACCGTTGTTGGAATGAAGGATATGAAGGTGCATAAGTTGTTTCACTTAGGGGCAGTCATTTATGGAATTTCTTTCATGTTAACAGTAATTTTGGCCGGAGCTGGAGTTATAACTAACCCAATGGTAGTACATGAAAAGGGCGGAATTGGCGAAGTTATCCGATGGGGAATGGGATATAGTACAGGGAATGTATTCCACATATCTTACTTTATATTAACTGCATTCCTATGCTATTGTTGGGGAAGAAATTATAGGTGGAAGAAGATGCTGGCACTTATGACTGGTAATATACTTGTTTTCCTGTTTTCCCTCAGTTATACAGGTGTAGTAGTAACTACTTTCTATCTCCTGCTTAATTTATATGCAGTAAAGCGTCAACGCTTGAATAAAGTCGAAAAGATAATCTGCCAGCTTGTCCTACCTTTTAGCGTGTTATTTTCTCTTTTAGCTCCTTTGATATTACAATATCCACTGATGCAGAAATTAGATCATATGTTACAAGCGCGATTATCCTTTTCCGGTTATTATCTGTTGAATCAGCCGATTACGATGTTTGGGGCAAGAATGCGAGATATCCCGGGGTTCTGGGTTATTATGGATAATGGATACGTTTATTTCTTAATGACTTTTGGTATAGTAGCTTTTATTTTATTTTATGTGGGATATGCTATTATAGTAGCACGGATGACAAGGAAGCAGAAAGAAAGGCTTCCGGCATTGGCTATGATATTTTCCTTTTTATTGTATGGGATTATGGAGCAGTTTATCTCCAATGCGTTTATGAATATTTCCCTTATTTTCTTAGGGGAAGTTCTATTCGGTGAGGAGGCAGGGGAAGAGGTGTCTTCACCTATTGCAGAAAAATGGAGATATGCACTTAACGAAGTTATAAAGAATAGAAAATATATTTTGGCAGGAAGCATTAGTTTCGGTGCTATAGGGGTAGTTGCTTATCTTTCGCTTGGTGTTTCTCCGCTATATGTAGATGTTCCGATAGGGGCATTGAACTATGTGGATGCACAAAGTGTTATTGTGAATGTGAGAAATGAAGAGGGAACGAAAGATGCCCTGAACGAGGAAATGAATCGTTATCGGGAGTTGATAGAAGAAGATATCATTCTCAAGAATGCATTAGATGAGGCTGGATTATCCGATAAACTGACAGAAAATGAGATAAGATTTGCGTTGGAGTTCTCTCTTCCGCAGTCCATTCATAGAAGCGGTGATTACCATTCCTTCCGCATTCGATTGTTGGAGCTGTATTATGATGTGACGGAAGAAGAATATCGGGAAGTACTCCAATATCTCATGGCAGAGGCTAGCGAGCGCCTTGATGTTATCGATATTGACAATGAAGTATCCGGCAGTGTTTATTCGGAAAGAATAGGGAAAAGTTTCGGTGAAGACCGAATTGAGCATATTGATATTGAGAAAAACTATCTCGTGGAAAAAAGCGGTAGCATTGTACGGATTGAATATTTCAGGAATAGTATCTTGAGTGCGCTGGGGGGAGCTCTTGCCGGTGGTATATTGATTGTAATAGTAGATCTGATTCGCTATAATATAGGAAAACAAAGGAAGATAGAACGGTGAGGAAAGTAAATATATGAGAATAGCAATTGATTTGACTTCTCTGGCGGACAATTTTTCGGGGATAGAGCGTTATGCGATGAGTATCACACAGGAATTAATTGATCTGGACAGCGAGCAAAAACATACTTATATCTTGTTATTTAAAAATAAAGTCCATGAAGATTTCAGGAGATATGCAGACAAAAAAAATGTTGTCTGTAAGGTGTATAAAGGGCAGAATAAACTGGTATTCCAACAGATTATTTTGCCATTCCATCTCTATGGAATCAAGGCAGACCGCTATCTCTTTCTGGCCTTTCAAAGCCCGGTTCTCTTCTGGAAAAGAGGAATATACAATACGATACACGATCTTACCAGTTGGGACTGCCCTGAGACGATGAAGAAGAAGATGGAATTATATTTTAAGCTGACCATTCGCAGTGCACTGCTTGTCAGTGAAGGAATTATTGTGAATTCGAAGTTCACGCGGGACAGAATTATGGACAAGTTCCGTTATAATAAAAATAAAATTACACTTGCCTATTGTGGAATCTCGGATGTGTTTATGGATTATGTGGCAGACCAGCCACAAGCTGCGGCACAGGGAGAAGAAAAGAAAGAAGAAACGATAGACCGGTTGGAGAAAATAAGAAACCGTTCTCTAGATATCCGCCGTAAATATCATCTTCCTGAGCAGTATCTTCTCTGCCTTGCGACTTTGGAGCCTCGCAAGAATCTTCCCTTTCTTGTGGAAGCTTATGTGGAGTTGCTAGAGGAAGGAAGTGTAGATATTCCTCTTGTCCTAGCAGGAAGAAAAGGATGGAAGATGGACGAATTCCTCGATAGAATTGAGGAAGACTATAGAAGGAATATAGTGGTGACAGGATTTATCGACGATGAAGACCTGCCATATGTATACCATATGGCGGACTGTTTTATATTTCCATCTATCTACGAAGGCTTCGGTATGCCTCCCTTAGAGGCCATGACAGTAGGAACTATGGTGATTTCCTCCGATGCGGCATCCTTGCCGGAGGTTCTTGGAATGGCAGCATCTTATTTTCGTTCCGGTGATAAAGAAGAACTGAAAGAAAAAATGCGCCAGGGAATTCATCAGGAATGTGATGCAGTGACGATAAAGGAGATTAAGAAAAGGGTGGAAATGTTCCAATGGAGAAGATCTGCTGAGAAGGTTTATAGAAGAATGAGATTGTAAGGCCTCTTCTTTTTTAAGAAACTTTTGATGACTTAGCCAACGAAGTGCACATTGACGCCGAAAGATTGTAATTAACGGGAAAGTCCGTTATAATGTAAAAATAGTAAGCCTGTATAGCAGAGGATTGTTGTAAATGAAAATGAAACAAGCAGTTAGAAGAATACTTCCGGATGCCGCCGCTTTAAAGCTGAAAAAGGCGATAGGTATGAGGAATAGTCAGAAAATGTTAGAAAGAAAGAAGCAGGTACAGCCTTACCGGCAGGGATATTATCAACAAGGCATCAACCTGATTGGAGATGTTCAGGCAGAGACAGGACTTGGACAGAGTATGAGAATTTTGGCTGGAATGATAGAAAAGAGTGAGATCCCTTTTGAGATCAAACAGACTAACCTGCACGGGAATCTGGAGCATAATGATAATGCATGGGCACACAAACTTGTGGAAAACGTGAAGTATGATGTGAATATAATCCATTGGATTCCCGAGACATGGGCAGCAGACTATAACGAAGCAGATAATAGCCTCTTTGATTATCGTTATAATATTGCTTATTGGCTGTGGGAATTGGAGGATTTTCCGGACAGGTGGCTTCCTGGTATCCAAACAGTGGACGAGATATGGACACCTTCCGAATTCATAAGTAATAGCATAAGAAAAAAGACGGATAAACCGGTAATCACAATTCCCTATGCGATTGAAGTGAAAAAAGAAGGCTATCTGGACAGAAAATATTTTTCTTTACCGGAGGATAAGCTACTCTTTTTGACTATGTATGATTTTATTAGCATCAGTGAAAGGAAGAATCCTGAAGCAGTAATTGATGCGTATATGAAAGCATTTCCAGTGGGGGATTTCCACGTGGAAAATGACACGGTAGGAATTGTAATCAAGGTGAATCATGCGGAAGAGAAAAAATTAGTAGAGTTAAAAGATAAACTGAAGAATTATAAAAATGTTTATTTTATTACTAAGAATCTTACAAGGCTTGAGGTGGATTCCTTGCTTAATATGTGTGATATTCTCGTTTCCTTGCATCGATCAGAAGGATTCGGTCTTCCCTTGGCAGAGGCTATGGCACTTGGAAAACCCGTTATTGCAACCAATTGGTCAGCTTCCATAGAGTTCATGAATGAGGAAAATGCTTGCCTTGTGGACTACAAACTAATAAAGTTGAAGAAAACCATTGGTCCGTACGAAAAGGGAAATTATTGGGCGGATGCGGATACATCACACGCAGCCTACTATATGAAAAAATTATGGGAAGACAAAGAATATCGGGAGTTAATAGGGAAGGATGCTGAAAACCATGTGAAGGAACATCTGACCTATACATGTTCAGCGGATAGGATGAAAAATAGATTGAAGGAAATATATGAAGCGAATAGCATTTGTTAATCAAAGATATGGTAAAGAGGTAAATGGCGGTTCCGAATATTATACGATGCTTATGGCTCAGAAGCTGAAAGAATATTATGAAGTAGAGGTACTGACATCGAAAGCCCTCACTTATGAAAAGTGGGAAGACTATTACAAAGAGGATGTAGAAGACATTGATGGAGTAAGGGTAAGGAGGTTTTCTGTAAAAAGGAAGCGCAGCCGCGGCAGCCAAAGACTTCTTAAGATTCTTATTACTCGGTTTGGCGTAAATACCCGCAGAATGACGGAGACATGGAATAAAGTATTGGGGCCATATGTTCCCGATCTGGTGAAATATATACGGGAAAATAAGGACGAATATGATGCCTTTATATTTGTTACCTATATGTATTATCCCACAGTGTTCGGTATGCGTGAAGCGGCGGAGAAAGCTATATTTGTGCCTACAGCTCATGATGAGTACTGCATTTATTTCAAATTATATGAGAAAGTATTCCGACTTCCCAGAAAAATAGTATTTCTGACACCGGAAGAAAGAGATTTTGTGCATCGCTTATTTCATAATGAGGAAATTGACAGTGAAGTGATCAGTGTTGGTATAGATTTGCCGGCCAATGTTGATGCAGAGAGTTTTCGGAAAAAATATGGAATTGAAGGGGAATATATGCTCTACGCAGGAAGGGTGGATGCAGAGAAAGGCTGCGATGAGATGTTTGCCTATTTTCAAAGATTCAGTGAGAATAGCAAAGATTTACAACTTGTGGTGATAGGGAAAGCTTATATGGATATTCCTGAGCAAGATAATATTCAGTACCTTGGATTTGTTCCTGAGGAAGATAAATATAACGCGATAAAGGGGGCCAAGATTCTTTGGCTACCGTCTCAGTTTGAGAGCTTGTCCATTGCGGTTCTTGAGGCCATGGCCTTGGGAGTGCCGGTAGTAGTAAATGGGAAATGTGAGGTGCTGCGGGGGCATTGCGAGAGAAGCGATGCGGGAATGTGGTATAATAATTATAATGAAATGGAACAAATTGTTTCTCACATAAAAAACAGCGAAAATGTTGAAATGAGAATTAAGGCAAGAAAATATATTGGTAATTGTTTTCAGTGGAATAAAATTATCAAAAAGTGGAAAATGATTATTGAGGATTAAAAAGTATGAGAAGTGTGACTATCGTAGTACCAATATATAATGATTGGAATTCTTTATCGGTCTGTATTGAATCACTTAAGTTGTATGTAAACACATGTCATACAATTCTATTAATAAATGATATTGGCCCAGAGGCAGACGGTATTGAAAGAAGAATACTAAATATTATACGAGATGATAAAAGGTTTAAATATGTAAGAAATCCTCAAAACATTGGGTTCGTGAAAACTTGTAATAGAGCTGTTTTTGAATTGGATAAAAGTGATAATGACATTATGTTGCTTAACTCAGATACACGAGTGACATCAGATTTTTTGGAAGAAATGCAAAATGTATTATATGATGATGCATGGAACGGAGTAGTTTGTCCAAGGAGTAATAATGCTACTTTTTTATCAGTTCCGGTAAATAAGATGAAAAATGAATATTCGGCAGATGAAAGTTATGCTATCTACCAAAAAATTAAAGAGTATTTACCTCTAATGTACGACCTTGTAACTGGAGTGGGATTTGCTTTTTTAATTAAACGGGAATTGATTAAAAAGTATGGGCTATTTGATGAAGTTTTTAGTCCTGGTTATAATGAAGAAAATGATTTTTGCATGAGAGTAAGAAAATATGGATATAAAATAATTGCTGCAAATAAAGCATATATTTTTCACGATGAATCAAAATCATTTGGAAGTAAAAAAAAAGAATTAGAGTTAAAAAATAGTGCCGTTTTACTTAAAAGATACCCGGAGTATTGGGAGTTGACGGAGCGATTTCTTAAATATAGTTATTGTGCGGTTGACTATTTTGCAAATGCCATAGTCAAAGACGCTGATGATATGATAAGAATTATTATAGACCTGAGGAATATAAGTGTAAATACAAATAAGGAATTCAAGAATTGCTTTCTTTTTTTGAAAAAGGTATTTGAGATAAAAGGAATGAAGAAGAATCAGGAAATATATATTTTAGCCTCTGCTGGCAATTTGAGAAAAATTAAAAGATATTTTAATGAGAAGATCGAAAGTTTTAGGATATTTAAAGAAAATCAACTTCCGACAGGATTGTACGATGCGGCTATTGTATATGGAAAACTTGAAACAGAGAGGCAAAAAGTATTTCTTAATAATAGAGCATTAAGAATCTTTGAGATTTGCTATGATAATAACAATGAGTTCTTGGAAGAAATAAGTCTAAAAATAAATGAGAAAATAAATATTAGTCAACTGGAAAGACGATTCGTGGAAATTAAAACTATTGAAAAATTAATTGATATGAAAAGTTCAGAGAAGTTTTCTTATTATAATTTATTATTTAATATAAAAAAAACTATATTCATATACTGTAATTTTATTTTTGTATTAAAATTGAGGGTTAAATCGCTGGCTGATAAAGTTATTCGTAATAAATGATGGATTAATAGAGGAAAAAATGATGAAGGCTGTGACAATAATAATACCAGTTTATAAGGACTGGGAAACTTTGGAGATATGTTTAAATTCTCTTATAAAATATATTCCTGATGGAAATAAAATATTAATTATTAATGACATGGGTCCGCAATGGAGACAAATGGAAAATAATATTAAAGATTTGATTGAAGGACACCCAATGTTTATTTATGAAAGAAATCCTAATAATGTTGGCTTTATAAAGACCTGCAACAGAGGAGTTTTTGAATCTGATAATTCTGATAATGATATTTTGCTGCTGAACTCGGATACTTGTGTTACCGAAGGATTTCTTGAAGAGATGTTGTATGTGTTGTATTCTAATGAACGCCATGGGGCGGTATGTCCGCGAAGCAATAATGCAACGCTATTGACTGTTCCTATCAACAACAATTTAAAGCGAAAAGTAACATTTGAGGAGAGCTATAAAATATATCAAGCAATAAAGGATAAACTACCGCGGCAAGCTGTTATACCTACTGGTGTAGGTTTTGCGATTTTAATAAAAAGAGAAATAATTAGGAAATTCGGGTTATTTGATGAAATATATGGGGCGGGATATCAGGAAGAAAACGATTTTTGTCAAAGGATTAATAGATATGGATATAATACATTGATGTCAAATTACTCTTTTGTATATCATTTTGAAGGAAGGAGCTTTGGCGAAAAAAACAAACAATTACTTGAAGAAAAAAATTCTAATATTTTATTGGACAGATATCCTTATTATGAAAAAATAATAAAAGATTATTTCAATAATCAAGTAGATGTTATCGATTATTTTTCAGACATGATTAGTGAATGTATTTATAGAAAAAAAAGAATATTAATAAGTCTA encodes:
- a CDS encoding O-antigen ligase family protein produces the protein MTKNNLKEFSYYLFFGLMIFAKGIGLDSGDKIYYLLSAVACVCVALKLVLTQYNKKQVVAMILLCLIAFVAYRNSGRMGIVLTTLTVVGMKDMKVHKLFHLGAVIYGISFMLTVILAGAGVITNPMVVHEKGGIGEVIRWGMGYSTGNVFHISYFILTAFLCYCWGRNYRWKKMLALMTGNILVFLFSLSYTGVVVTTFYLLLNLYAVKRQRLNKVEKIICQLVLPFSVLFSLLAPLILQYPLMQKLDHMLQARLSFSGYYLLNQPITMFGARMRDIPGFWVIMDNGYVYFLMTFGIVAFILFYVGYAIIVARMTRKQKERLPALAMIFSFLLYGIMEQFISNAFMNISLIFLGEVLFGEEAGEEVSSPIAEKWRYALNEVIKNRKYILAGSISFGAIGVVAYLSLGVSPLYVDVPIGALNYVDAQSVIVNVRNEEGTKDALNEEMNRYRELIEEDIILKNALDEAGLSDKLTENEIRFALEFSLPQSIHRSGDYHSFRIRLLELYYDVTEEEYREVLQYLMAEASERLDVIDIDNEVSGSVYSERIGKSFGEDRIEHIDIEKNYLVEKSGSIVRIEYFRNSILSALGGALAGGILIVIVDLIRYNIGKQRKIER
- a CDS encoding glycosyltransferase family 4 protein, yielding MRIAIDLTSLADNFSGIERYAMSITQELIDLDSEQKHTYILLFKNKVHEDFRRYADKKNVVCKVYKGQNKLVFQQIILPFHLYGIKADRYLFLAFQSPVLFWKRGIYNTIHDLTSWDCPETMKKKMELYFKLTIRSALLVSEGIIVNSKFTRDRIMDKFRYNKNKITLAYCGISDVFMDYVADQPQAAAQGEEKKEETIDRLEKIRNRSLDIRRKYHLPEQYLLCLATLEPRKNLPFLVEAYVELLEEGSVDIPLVLAGRKGWKMDEFLDRIEEDYRRNIVVTGFIDDEDLPYVYHMADCFIFPSIYEGFGMPPLEAMTVGTMVISSDAASLPEVLGMAASYFRSGDKEELKEKMRQGIHQECDAVTIKEIKKRVEMFQWRRSAEKVYRRMRL
- a CDS encoding glycosyltransferase family 4 protein yields the protein MKMKQAVRRILPDAAALKLKKAIGMRNSQKMLERKKQVQPYRQGYYQQGINLIGDVQAETGLGQSMRILAGMIEKSEIPFEIKQTNLHGNLEHNDNAWAHKLVENVKYDVNIIHWIPETWAADYNEADNSLFDYRYNIAYWLWELEDFPDRWLPGIQTVDEIWTPSEFISNSIRKKTDKPVITIPYAIEVKKEGYLDRKYFSLPEDKLLFLTMYDFISISERKNPEAVIDAYMKAFPVGDFHVENDTVGIVIKVNHAEEKKLVELKDKLKNYKNVYFITKNLTRLEVDSLLNMCDILVSLHRSEGFGLPLAEAMALGKPVIATNWSASIEFMNEENACLVDYKLIKLKKTIGPYEKGNYWADADTSHAAYYMKKLWEDKEYRELIGKDAENHVKEHLTYTCSADRMKNRLKEIYEANSIC
- a CDS encoding glycosyltransferase family 4 protein, with product MKRIAFVNQRYGKEVNGGSEYYTMLMAQKLKEYYEVEVLTSKALTYEKWEDYYKEDVEDIDGVRVRRFSVKRKRSRGSQRLLKILITRFGVNTRRMTETWNKVLGPYVPDLVKYIRENKDEYDAFIFVTYMYYPTVFGMREAAEKAIFVPTAHDEYCIYFKLYEKVFRLPRKIVFLTPEERDFVHRLFHNEEIDSEVISVGIDLPANVDAESFRKKYGIEGEYMLYAGRVDAEKGCDEMFAYFQRFSENSKDLQLVVIGKAYMDIPEQDNIQYLGFVPEEDKYNAIKGAKILWLPSQFESLSIAVLEAMALGVPVVVNGKCEVLRGHCERSDAGMWYNNYNEMEQIVSHIKNSENVEMRIKARKYIGNCFQWNKIIKKWKMIIED
- a CDS encoding glycosyltransferase family 2 protein translates to MTIVVPIYNDWNSLSVCIESLKLYVNTCHTILLINDIGPEADGIERRILNIIRDDKRFKYVRNPQNIGFVKTCNRAVFELDKSDNDIMLLNSDTRVTSDFLEEMQNVLYDDAWNGVVCPRSNNATFLSVPVNKMKNEYSADESYAIYQKIKEYLPLMYDLVTGVGFAFLIKRELIKKYGLFDEVFSPGYNEENDFCMRVRKYGYKIIAANKAYIFHDESKSFGSKKKELELKNSAVLLKRYPEYWELTERFLKYSYCAVDYFANAIVKDADDMIRIIIDLRNISVNTNKEFKNCFLFLKKVFEIKGMKKNQEIYILASAGNLRKIKRYFNEKIESFRIFKENQLPTGLYDAAIVYGKLETERQKVFLNNRALRIFEICYDNNNEFLEEISLKINEKINISQLERRFVEIKTIEKLIDMKSSEKFSYYNLLFNIKKTIFIYCNFIFVLKLRVKSLADKVIRNK